The genomic interval ATTTCAGCCATCTTGGCGATCACATCTTCTGCATCGCGTGGTGGAAGCTCGGCACTGCCTTCAAAGGCACCGGTATAGAAAGCAAGCCAGGCGGCCAGCGACAGGCTCATGCAACGCGGCGCCTTGCCGGTTGCTGCCATGGCGCTTTCAAAGCGTGGCAGGTTGCGGGTGTGGAACTTGGCCAGACCATTCAGCGAGATATCGTACCAGCGATGCACGATGAACGGGTTGGCAAAACGACGCAGGACCTCGGCACTGAATTCATTCAGCTCTTCGCGGGGCAGCGACAGATATGGGATGATTTCCTGCTCAAGCATGGCATTGAGGAAGCCGCGGGCGGCCTCATTGTCCATGGCTTCCTTCACCGAATTGGTGCCAGACAGCAGCGCCAGCGGGCAAAGACCGGTATGGGCACCATTGAGGATCGCCACCTTGCGTTCCTTGTAACCATCAGCATTTGGCACGATCACCGTGCCGGCATCCTTTTCCGCCATCGGCAGGCAAAGATCAGGCTTGCCTTCGCGCTGTTCGATCACAAGGAAGTGGAACAGCTCGCCCGTTACCATCAGCGGATCAAGATAGCCCAGTTCCTTCTCGATATCGGCGGCTTCATCACGCGGATAGCCCGGCACAATGCGGTCAACCAGCGTGTTGTAGAAAGCATTCTTGCTTTCCAGCCAGTTCATGAAGTCTGCGCCCAGATCCCAGTCCTTGGCATGCTGATGCACGCATTTTTCCAGCTCATCGGCATTATGGTCGATCAGCTCACACGGCAGGAAGTGGAAGCCCGGCGCATCAACGCCGCCACATGTGTTGAAGCGTTCCAGCAGCAGCCGGGTCACCTTGGCCGGATAGGAGGCCGGTGGCGTGTCCGTTGCCTTGCAGTCGGCATTGTAAACGATGCCAGCTTCGGTGGTGTTGGAGATAAAGGCGACAAAGTCGGTGTTGCGGGCCAGCGCCAGAACCTCGTCCCACTGTTTGACAGCATTCAGCTCACGACGGACGGCTGAGATGAGGCGGGCATCGGACACAGCCTCTCCATCCGGGCCAACGCCACGGGAGAGAACGGTATAGACACCGTCGCTGTCATTGAGCGAAATCGGCACACCGCCATCAATCGGGCGGACAATGACGACGCCATAGTCGCTGCCGCAATCTTCATTCATGCGATCGATTTTCCAATCCATGAAGGCTCTCAGGAAGTTGCCCTCACCAAACTGGATGATCCGTTCTGTCGGACGGGCCCGGCCTGCAAGATTGCTCTCATTCACGCGTTGCATATTCAGTATCCTTCTGAATTCTTCTACTTGATAGGCCTTCGGTGCCGCAGGGGGCACCGAAGAGGCGGTGCTTACATCACCGCGCCGATATGCCAGGGAATAAACTCGTTATCGCCAAGGCCGAGGGCTTCCGATTTGGTCGGCGCGCCAGAGGCAACCTTGAGGATCTCTTCCACGATCTCCGCCCCCTTCTGTTCCAATGTCACCCCTTCAGAGAGGATGTCACCGCAGTTGATGTCCATGTCATCGGGCATGGAAGCAAACAGATGATCGTTGGATGCCACCTTGATGGTCGGGGCGGGCTTGGAACCATAGGCAGAGCCGCGCCCGGTGGTGAAGATGACCATGTGCGCACCACCTGCAATCTGGCCGGTACCGCAAACAGGATCATAGCCCGGCGTATCCATGAAGACGAAGCCATGCTCGGTTACCCGTTCGGCATAATCATAGACAGCGGTCAGCGGAGCGGAGCCGGACTTTGCCGTTGCACCAAGGGACTTTTCCAGAATGGTGGTCAAGCCGCCAGCCTTGTTGCCCGGGCTCGGGTTATTGTCGAGGCTCCCCTTGTGCATGGCCACATAGTCTTCCCACCAGTGGATCTGGGAGACCAGCTTGTCGCCCACTTCCTTGCTGGCAGCACGACGCAGAAGAAGCTGCTCGGCGCCATAGATCTCGGAGGTTTCCGACAGGATCGAGGTTGCACCAAGACCAACCATCATATCGGAGGCCACGCCAAGGGCCGGGTTGGCGGTGATGCCCGAGAAGCCATCGGATGCACCACACTGCAGGGCAATCTTCAGCTCCGAAGCCGGGCACTCTTCGCGCTTGGCCTTGTTCAGCTCAGGCAACAGTTCGCGCACCTTGGCCTTGACAGCATCAATGGTTTTGCGGGTGCCGCCCTCTTCCTGAATGGTCATGGAGATGAAACGATCCATCAGGCTCTGGTCCGGATCGTCGAAATTCTCGCGCATCTTGGAAATCTGCATGACTTCACAGCCAAGGCCGATGAACAGGGCCATGCCCACATTCGGATGGGTCGCATGGCCCCAGAGAACCTTGTCGAGAATCTCGAAGCCAAGGCCCTTGTTGTTCATGCCGCAGCCGCTCTCATGGGTGAAGATCGCCACGCCGTCGACATTCTCATAGGCGTCGAACGCGCCTTCGATCTGCAGTTCCTGAGCGGCGCGATGCACAACTGTTGAAGAGCAGTTCACCGTGGAGCACAAGGCAACATAGTTGCGCGTGCCGATCGTGCCGTTGGCACGTTTGTAGCCCATGAAGGTGCGGGCTTCCAGCTTCGGCACAGCCGCCTTGGCCGCTTCATAATCGCAACCGATCTCGTAATTCTGGCCATGGTCCGAGAAGGCACAATTGTGAGAATGCACATGCTCACCAGCCGCAATCGGCTGCGTGGCGCGGCCAATGATCTGGCCGAATTTGATGATTGCTTCGCCCTGTTCATGCGCCTTGCGGGCAATCTTGTGACCCGCCATGATGTTTCCTTCAAGCGGTGCACCAAGCTCAAGGGGATCTTCCCCCTTCTTCGCTCCATGAGGCAATACCGCTATCGTGTCAATTGGGTTCAAAACAATCGGTGGTCTCTTTGTCATTCTCCCGCAGCCCTTTCATGAATTATACCGGCCATCAGTCCTCGGAGTTCAGCCAAGCCACGCATGCGCCCTATCAGGGGATAGCCTGGATGTGTGTCCCGATGATGATCATCAAGCAGCTCGTGTCCGTGATCTGGCCGGAAAACAATATCAGCGTCGGCTCTACCTTCTTCCCGGCGTCGATTTTCTTCATCTAGGAGATGGGCAACAAGCAGAGCCATGTCGGTGTCTCCTCCCAGATGTGTGGCTTCCTCGAAGGAACCGTCGGCAAATTTTCTGACATTGCGCAAATGGGCAAAATGGATCTTGTCGGCGAAGCGCTTTGCAATGGCCGGAATATCATTATCCGGATGCGCGCCAAGAGATCCCGAGCAAAGCGTCAGGCCGTTGGCCCGGCTTTCATGCGCAGAGAGAACCCATGCAATGTCCTCTTGAGTGGAAACAATACGTGGCAAGCCCAGAATATCCCGGGGCGGGTCATCCGGATGCACGGCGAAACTGAGACCCAGATCCTCAGCCGCTGGAATAATTTCATCAAGAAAGCGCTTGTAGTTGGCCCGCAAGCCATCCCGATCAATGCCCGCATAACCCTTCAAGGCCTCCTTGAGCTGCTTGATGGAGTAGCGATCATACGCCCCTGGCAATCCGGCCATAACGGACGTCATCAAGCGCTCCCGCTTGGTCTCATCAGACAAGGAAAACCACACGCGCCCGCGCTCCAACGCATCTTCGCAATAGTCTGCCTCAGCACCTTCGCGCTCAAGCATATAGACCTCCAGCGCAGCCATGCGTGCCGCATCAAAGCGCAAACAGCTTCCGCCCCCGTCGACAGGGGCCTTGAGGTCGGTGCGCGTCCAGTCCAGAAGCGGCATGAAATTGTAACAGATGACCTTCACGCCCTCGGCGGCCAGATTGGCCATCGACTGGCGATAGTTGGCAAAGAGTTGGGAGAGATCCCCCTCTCCTTTCTTGATCCGCTCATGGATCGGCAAGCTTTCCACCACCGGCCAACGAAAGCCCGCCAGCTCGATACTCCGGCGCATCTTCGCGATGCTTTCCCGTGGCCAGACCTCACCATAAGGGACTTCATAGAGGGCGGATACGATCTCAGAGGCTCCGGTCTGCGCAATCTCGGATAAGGAGATGCGATCAAACGAGCCATACCAGCGCCAACCTTCTTTCATTTCAAGTTCCTGACGTAACCAAGGCCACGGCCGCCATCAGACGGCTTGAAGGGTTGAAAGAGCGCACCAAACGCTTCCTGTCGCCACGAAGCGGACAAGAACGCGCACTTAAAAACGCTCTCGATTACTGTATCGGCACCATCACTTCCATGAGCAAACTGGCACCAGAACAATTTGATGGATATAGATTTTCCTTCCCGAACGGCGGTGCAGAAGCACCCACAAGCATTGTTCAGGAAAGAAAAGTCTGCTCACATAAAAAGCCTGACATAAGCGTCCACCCAAATGGCCGACTTTTCATCTGCATGAGCTGGCCAGCGTACCGGCCAACTCCATTTCTTGTAAGCCTATGGCCCTCTATCGAAGGTCTTCCATGGCAATGAAATCCATGTCGGTATAGTCGACATTGTCACCAGCCATCGCCCAGATGAAGGTATAGCTGCCAACACCCGCACCGGCATGAATGGACCATGGCGGAGACACGACCACATCTTCATTTTTCAGAACCAGATGGCGTGTTTCATTCGGTTCACCCATGAAATGCATCACGCGGGTGCTGGCTTCCATGCCGAAATAGCAATAGGCTTCCATACGACGGTCATGCACATGGGCAGGCATGGTGTTCCAGACGGAGCCCTGATGCAGCTTGGTGTAACCAAGGATCAGCTGGCAGGATTCCATAACCAGCGGGTGGATGAACTGATAGATCGTGCGCTCGTTGGAAGTTTCCGGTGCACCCATATGCACGCTTTTGGCATCCTCGATCTTGATCAGTTTGGCTTCCAGCTCTTTGTGCGCCGGAGCAGAGGTGATGTAGAAACGGCCCTGACCGGCAAAGGTCACCGCGCCCGCCCCTTTGGGCAGATAGAGCACATCGCCATGATCGAGCATATAATCAACACCAGCGCAGGAAACACTGCCGCTATCCCCGATATTGACGATGCCCATTTCGCGGCGATCGAGAATACTCGGTGTGCCGCATTCCTTGACCTCATCGAGCAGCAAAGACCCACCATTGGGCACAGCGCCCCCCACGATCATACGATCATAATGAGTATAGGTGAGGCGGATTTCGCCTTCGGAGAAAAGCCCTTCAGACAGAAAATTGTCTCTTAGAGCCTGAGTGTCCATACCCTTTGCATGCTCTGCATTGACGGCATGAACGGTTTTCACTGTAAGCATCAGATTATTCCTTGTTGTCTGGGCAAGACGCCGCAAGGCGCAAAGCCCGGTCGTTCAAAGGGAAGCCTCTCCGGCAAACCTGGTCATGAAAAGCATGCTGGAGAAGCGATCTTGGTCAGAGAAAGTCGTCCCGGCGCGGGGTGAAGCAATCAATAAGCGTACCCGGCTCGAGGCAGACACATCCATGTGTTGCTCCGGAAGGGATGACAAAACTGTCACCCGGCCCGACTTCAAAACTGTCCTCACCGATCGTGAAACGAAAGCGTCCCTCTTTCACAAAGGTGGATTGGACATGGGGATGATTGTGGAGGGCACCTTCGGCGCCCACCTCTTTGAATTGGAAAGCCACCACCATCAGTTCCGGACTATCCGCAAGCACCTGTCTCGGGGTCGCAGTGTCTTCACCAACAATGGGAAATGACTTTACATGCATTTTGCACTCCTAATGGAACAGGCTTGGCAGCCAGAGAGAAAGGAATGGGACATAGGTCACCAGCATCAACACGCCAAAGGCTGCGCCATAGAATGGCCAGATGGTGCGAATGACTTCCCAGACCGGTATCTTACCCACCGCACAGCCGACAAACAGCACCGTGCCAACCGGAGGTGTACACAGGCCGATACCAAGGTTGAGGATCAGGATCACACCGAAATGGATTGGATCAACTCCAAAGGCCGTGGCAACCGGAAGGAAGATCGGCGTCGTGATGACGATCAGCGGAGACATGTCCATGAAGGTACCCAGCATCAGCAGCAGCAGGTTGATCAGCAGCAGAATGACAAGCGGGTTGTCAGAAATATGCTTGAGGGTTTCAACCAAATGGGCAGGAATGCGCAGATAGGCAAGCAGCCAGCCGAAGGAGGCCGCACAGCCAATGACCAACAGCACCATTGCCGTGGTCCGCACAGCGGATTTGCAAGTTTCGACAAATTCGCGGAACCCCATGGTGCGATAGGCAAACACGGTAACCAGCACAGCATAAACCGCAGCAATACACGAGCTTTCTGAAGCGGTGAAGATGCCGGAGCGGACACCACCGAAGATGATCGCGATCAGCAGAATGCCCGGGAAGGCATTGATGAACATGCGACCAAGCGCAGCCCAGCCGGCGAACGGCTCAGTGGGGTACCCTTTTTTCTTGGCGACGAAATAGGCGGTAATCATCAGACCAAGCGCCAGCAGCAAGCCGGGCAGAATGCCTGCGGTGAACAGGTCTGCGATGGACAGTTTACCACCG from uncultured Cohaesibacter sp. carries:
- a CDS encoding tagaturonate reductase: MQRVNESNLAGRARPTERIIQFGEGNFLRAFMDWKIDRMNEDCGSDYGVVIVRPIDGGVPISLNDSDGVYTVLSRGVGPDGEAVSDARLISAVRRELNAVKQWDEVLALARNTDFVAFISNTTEAGIVYNADCKATDTPPASYPAKVTRLLLERFNTCGGVDAPGFHFLPCELIDHNADELEKCVHQHAKDWDLGADFMNWLESKNAFYNTLVDRIVPGYPRDEAADIEKELGYLDPLMVTGELFHFLVIEQREGKPDLCLPMAEKDAGTVIVPNADGYKERKVAILNGAHTGLCPLALLSGTNSVKEAMDNEAARGFLNAMLEQEIIPYLSLPREELNEFSAEVLRRFANPFIVHRWYDISLNGLAKFHTRNLPRFESAMAATGKAPRCMSLSLAAWLAFYTGAFEGSAELPPRDAEDVIAKMAEIGALKEAQGVEAMVKAYLSEESIWGKSLASDTLVAAVSEAYAFLTNEPFTLDRLVQWIEA
- a CDS encoding altronate dehydratase family protein; the protein is MTKRPPIVLNPIDTIAVLPHGAKKGEDPLELGAPLEGNIMAGHKIARKAHEQGEAIIKFGQIIGRATQPIAAGEHVHSHNCAFSDHGQNYEIGCDYEAAKAAVPKLEARTFMGYKRANGTIGTRNYVALCSTVNCSSTVVHRAAQELQIEGAFDAYENVDGVAIFTHESGCGMNNKGLGFEILDKVLWGHATHPNVGMALFIGLGCEVMQISKMRENFDDPDQSLMDRFISMTIQEEGGTRKTIDAVKAKVRELLPELNKAKREECPASELKIALQCGASDGFSGITANPALGVASDMMVGLGATSILSETSEIYGAEQLLLRRAASKEVGDKLVSQIHWWEDYVAMHKGSLDNNPSPGNKAGGLTTILEKSLGATAKSGSAPLTAVYDYAERVTEHGFVFMDTPGYDPVCGTGQIAGGAHMVIFTTGRGSAYGSKPAPTIKVASNDHLFASMPDDMDINCGDILSEGVTLEQKGAEIVEEILKVASGAPTKSEALGLGDNEFIPWHIGAVM
- the uxuA gene encoding mannonate dehydratase; the protein is MKEGWRWYGSFDRISLSEIAQTGASEIVSALYEVPYGEVWPRESIAKMRRSIELAGFRWPVVESLPIHERIKKGEGDLSQLFANYRQSMANLAAEGVKVICYNFMPLLDWTRTDLKAPVDGGGSCLRFDAARMAALEVYMLEREGAEADYCEDALERGRVWFSLSDETKRERLMTSVMAGLPGAYDRYSIKQLKEALKGYAGIDRDGLRANYKRFLDEIIPAAEDLGLSFAVHPDDPPRDILGLPRIVSTQEDIAWVLSAHESRANGLTLCSGSLGAHPDNDIPAIAKRFADKIHFAHLRNVRKFADGSFEEATHLGGDTDMALLVAHLLDEENRRREEGRADADIVFRPDHGHELLDDHHRDTHPGYPLIGRMRGLAELRGLMAGIIHERAAGE
- the kduI gene encoding 5-dehydro-4-deoxy-D-glucuronate isomerase, coding for MLTVKTVHAVNAEHAKGMDTQALRDNFLSEGLFSEGEIRLTYTHYDRMIVGGAVPNGGSLLLDEVKECGTPSILDRREMGIVNIGDSGSVSCAGVDYMLDHGDVLYLPKGAGAVTFAGQGRFYITSAPAHKELEAKLIKIEDAKSVHMGAPETSNERTIYQFIHPLVMESCQLILGYTKLHQGSVWNTMPAHVHDRRMEAYCYFGMEASTRVMHFMGEPNETRHLVLKNEDVVVSPPWSIHAGAGVGSYTFIWAMAGDNVDYTDMDFIAMEDLR
- a CDS encoding cupin domain-containing protein, which gives rise to MHVKSFPIVGEDTATPRQVLADSPELMVVAFQFKEVGAEGALHNHPHVQSTFVKEGRFRFTIGEDSFEVGPGDSFVIPSGATHGCVCLEPGTLIDCFTPRRDDFL
- a CDS encoding TRAP transporter large permease, whose translation is METWILFGSFVVLLLIGTPVAFCLGVASFATIIYLGIPPVVVFQRLTAGVSVLALMAIPFFIFAGEIMVRGDIARRLVDLAGGMVGHIRGGLGQVNILASVMFGGISGSAAADATAIGGIMVPQMKKRGYDVSYGVNVTVLAALIALMLPPSHNLIIYSISAGGKLSIADLFTAGILPGLLLALGLMITAYFVAKKKGYPTEPFAGWAALGRMFINAFPGILLIAIIFGGVRSGIFTASESSCIAAVYAVLVTVFAYRTMGFREFVETCKSAVRTTAMVLLVIGCAASFGWLLAYLRIPAHLVETLKHISDNPLVILLLINLLLLMLGTFMDMSPLIVITTPIFLPVATAFGVDPIHFGVILILNLGIGLCTPPVGTVLFVGCAVGKIPVWEVIRTIWPFYGAAFGVLMLVTYVPFLSLWLPSLFH